One stretch of Amycolatopsis sp. NBC_00345 DNA includes these proteins:
- a CDS encoding alpha/beta fold hydrolase, with product MPRVRANGLELEYDTFGDPANPPLVLVMGLGAQMITWETGFCELLASHGFHVVRFDNRDVGLSSYLDELGVPEVAAVASGQVAAPYLLADLADDAVGLFDALGFAKAHVVGASMGGMIVQQLAIDHPERLLSVTSIMSTTGDPSVGRPSPAALAALTRQPAATREESIEQSVAAYRMTGSPGYPATDESLREKAARGYDRALHPEGTFRQMAAVLASGDRTERLRDVRLPFAVVHGDADPLVNVSGGKATAAAVPDAELVLLPGMGHDLPEPLWPEIVETIVRTTARA from the coding sequence ATGCCACGCGTACGGGCCAACGGCCTCGAACTCGAATACGACACGTTCGGCGACCCGGCGAACCCGCCGCTGGTCCTCGTCATGGGCCTCGGCGCCCAGATGATCACCTGGGAGACCGGGTTCTGCGAACTACTGGCGAGCCACGGCTTCCACGTGGTCCGCTTCGACAACCGCGACGTCGGCCTGTCCAGCTACCTCGACGAGCTGGGCGTCCCGGAGGTCGCCGCGGTGGCGTCCGGGCAGGTGGCCGCGCCGTACCTGCTGGCGGACCTGGCGGACGACGCCGTCGGGCTGTTCGACGCGCTCGGCTTCGCGAAGGCCCACGTGGTCGGCGCGTCGATGGGCGGGATGATCGTGCAGCAGCTCGCGATCGACCACCCCGAGCGGCTGCTGAGCGTCACGTCGATCATGTCGACCACCGGCGACCCTTCGGTGGGCCGGCCGTCGCCGGCCGCGCTCGCCGCGCTGACTCGTCAGCCCGCCGCGACGCGGGAAGAGTCGATCGAGCAGAGCGTCGCCGCGTACCGCATGACCGGTTCCCCCGGTTACCCGGCGACCGACGAGTCCCTGCGGGAGAAGGCCGCCCGCGGCTACGACCGCGCGCTGCACCCGGAAGGCACTTTCCGGCAGATGGCGGCGGTGCTCGCCTCCGGCGACCGGACGGAGCGGCTGCGCGACGTGCGGCTCCCGTTCGCCGTCGTGCACGGCGACGCCGACCCGCTCGTGAACGTCAGCGGCGGCAAGGCCACCGCGGCCGCGGTCCCGGACGCCGAGCTGGTCCTGCTGCCCGGCATGGGCCATGACCTGCCGGAACCTCTGTGGCCGGAGATCGTCGAGACCATCGTGCGGACGACCGCGCGCGCCTGA
- a CDS encoding TetR/AcrR family transcriptional regulator — MPPSSPRAGNRPRSRAAAGLPAVTAEKVVDAALALTAELGLDNWTLRQLAAAVDAYPAVVYHHVGDRDSVVCAVLDRVVGYLRLPADDLSWPDWFGELLVELRVVLRRYPGTARRMVLFGPSVAAAMRPVDRGMRMLLNAGFGPESVLAYNLLIATACQFVAMEDDRDGTLALRLDNTEEYATYRDRADLPGLATHGAAMHDLAGDPSLTADYYDRLYDYAVHRCLDGLTLRLRELETERPDLAAADLPAMQSGGDPTADSVKFTGPE, encoded by the coding sequence ATGCCGCCTTCGTCCCCGAGAGCCGGTAACCGCCCTCGTTCCCGCGCGGCCGCGGGACTGCCGGCCGTCACCGCCGAAAAGGTCGTGGACGCGGCACTCGCCCTCACCGCGGAGCTCGGCCTCGACAACTGGACGCTGCGGCAGCTCGCGGCCGCCGTGGACGCCTACCCCGCGGTGGTCTACCACCACGTCGGCGACCGCGACTCCGTCGTCTGCGCGGTGCTCGACCGGGTCGTCGGCTACCTGCGGCTGCCCGCGGACGACCTGTCCTGGCCGGACTGGTTCGGCGAGCTGCTGGTCGAACTCCGCGTGGTGCTGCGCCGTTATCCCGGCACGGCCCGGCGGATGGTGCTCTTCGGCCCGTCGGTGGCGGCCGCCATGCGCCCGGTCGACCGCGGCATGCGCATGCTGCTGAACGCGGGCTTCGGCCCGGAGAGCGTGCTGGCGTACAACTTGCTGATCGCCACCGCCTGCCAGTTCGTCGCGATGGAGGACGACCGCGACGGCACTCTCGCGCTGCGCCTGGACAACACCGAGGAGTACGCCACCTACCGCGACCGCGCCGACCTGCCCGGCCTGGCCACGCACGGCGCCGCGATGCACGACCTGGCCGGCGACCCCAGCCTCACCGCCGACTATTACGATCGGCTGTACGACTACGCGGTGCACCGCTGTCTCGACGGGCTGACCCTGCGCTTGCGGGAGCTGGAGACCGAGCGGCCGGATCTC
- a CDS encoding MBL fold metallo-hydrolase, with the protein MNERLGGLSRRGLLGAGAAAAALLAGSGAAASASGPKAGASRMTLRWWGNNGWEIRVPSADGRREKTILIDPWLTRFKTGTYTPEGADPKTPLSVNRALIDGYVDSGQLRADHILVTHGHYDHLTDVPYLAKRTGATVFGTETHLSLMAALGAPEDQLAVASGGEYFAFDGYTVRILRSLHSAVGERAQVPFPGSRPLSRRDRPRTIADLLEGGTLAYLVTGGGAGVLDFGGSNYVESELAGLAPDVLLMPTGGAAVSGYADRLLRATGHPRYVAATHWDDFDFPLTDPPKDAGGLTALRAAVAAASPDSRFVVLDHLGSFVP; encoded by the coding sequence ATGAACGAACGACTGGGCGGACTGAGCCGGCGCGGGCTCCTCGGCGCGGGCGCGGCGGCGGCCGCGCTGCTGGCGGGCTCCGGGGCGGCCGCGTCCGCGAGCGGGCCGAAGGCGGGCGCGTCGCGGATGACCTTGCGGTGGTGGGGAAACAACGGCTGGGAGATCCGCGTCCCGAGTGCCGACGGCCGGCGCGAGAAGACGATCCTGATCGACCCGTGGCTCACGCGGTTCAAGACCGGGACGTACACGCCCGAGGGTGCGGACCCGAAGACCCCGCTCTCGGTGAACCGCGCTCTGATCGACGGCTACGTCGACAGCGGGCAGCTGCGCGCCGACCACATCCTCGTCACCCACGGCCATTACGACCACCTCACCGACGTCCCCTACCTGGCGAAACGCACCGGCGCGACGGTGTTCGGGACCGAGACCCATCTGAGTCTCATGGCGGCGCTGGGCGCTCCGGAGGACCAGCTCGCCGTGGCGAGCGGCGGCGAGTACTTCGCCTTCGACGGCTACACCGTGCGGATCCTGCGCTCCCTGCACTCGGCCGTCGGCGAACGCGCGCAGGTGCCGTTCCCCGGCTCCCGCCCGCTCTCACGGCGCGACCGGCCGCGGACGATCGCGGACCTGCTGGAAGGCGGCACGCTCGCGTACCTGGTGACCGGCGGCGGCGCCGGCGTGCTGGACTTCGGCGGCTCGAACTACGTCGAGTCCGAGCTGGCCGGCCTGGCACCGGACGTGCTCCTGATGCCCACGGGCGGCGCCGCGGTGTCCGGTTACGCGGACCGTTTGCTGCGCGCGACCGGCCACCCGCGCTACGTGGCCGCCACGCACTGGGACGACTTCGACTTCCCGCTCACCGACCCGCCGAAGGACGCGGGCGGCCTGACCGCGCTGCGCGCCGCGGTCGCCGCGGCGAGCCCGGACAGCCGGTTCGTGGTGCTCGACCACTTGGGCTCGTTCGTCCCCTGA
- a CDS encoding Glu/Leu/Phe/Val dehydrogenase dimerization domain-containing protein yields MTEGVFGRHSGHEQVVYCHDEASGLKAIIGIYSTALGPALGGTRFYPYASEDAALDDVLALSKGMAYKNALAGLDLGGGKAVILGDPATIKSEALLRAYGRFVQSLGGRYITACDVGTYVQDMDLVARETKFVTGRSPEDGGAGDSSVLTAYGVYQGMRASADHAWGVPELAGRRVGVAGVGKVGHILVGHLVEAGAQVVITDVSAPAVERTRAAYPGVEVVSDVDTLIRSELDVFAPCALGGVLTDETVAALRAKIVCGAANNQQAHPGVDKLLDDRGILFAPDYLVNAGGVIQVDDERHGFDFARAQRKTTAIFDTTKAVYALAKADGVPPAAAADRLAERRMADVGRLRSILTV; encoded by the coding sequence GTGACCGAAGGAGTGTTCGGCCGGCACAGCGGCCATGAACAGGTCGTGTACTGCCACGACGAAGCCAGTGGCCTGAAGGCCATCATCGGCATCTATTCCACCGCGCTGGGGCCCGCGCTCGGTGGCACCCGCTTTTACCCTTACGCCTCCGAGGACGCGGCGCTCGACGACGTGCTCGCGCTGTCCAAGGGCATGGCGTACAAGAACGCGCTGGCCGGGCTCGACCTCGGCGGCGGCAAGGCCGTGATCCTCGGCGACCCGGCCACGATCAAGTCCGAAGCGCTGCTGCGCGCGTACGGCCGCTTCGTGCAGTCGCTCGGTGGCCGGTACATCACGGCCTGCGACGTGGGCACGTACGTCCAGGACATGGACCTGGTGGCCCGCGAGACCAAGTTCGTCACCGGCCGCTCGCCGGAGGACGGCGGCGCCGGCGACTCGTCGGTGCTCACCGCGTACGGCGTTTACCAGGGCATGCGCGCTTCCGCCGACCACGCGTGGGGCGTGCCGGAGCTGGCCGGGCGCCGGGTCGGTGTCGCCGGCGTCGGCAAGGTCGGGCACATCCTGGTCGGCCACCTCGTGGAGGCGGGCGCGCAGGTGGTCATCACCGACGTCTCGGCGCCCGCGGTCGAGCGCACGCGCGCGGCGTACCCCGGCGTCGAGGTGGTGTCCGATGTGGACACTCTGATCCGGTCCGAGCTGGACGTGTTCGCGCCGTGCGCGCTGGGCGGGGTGCTGACCGACGAGACCGTCGCGGCGCTGCGGGCCAAGATCGTCTGCGGCGCGGCGAACAACCAGCAGGCGCACCCGGGCGTGGACAAGCTGCTGGACGACCGCGGCATCCTGTTCGCGCCCGACTACCTGGTCAACGCCGGCGGCGTGATCCAGGTGGACGACGAACGGCACGGCTTCGACTTCGCCCGCGCGCAGCGCAAAACGACGGCGATCTTCGACACCACCAAGGCCGTGTACGCGCTCGCGAAGGCCGACGGCGTCCCGCCCGCGGCGGCCGCCGACCGGCTCGCGGAGCGCCGCATGGCCGACGTCGGCCGGCTGCGGTCCATCCTGACGGTGTGA
- a CDS encoding DUF5302 domain-containing protein has translation MSEPSPSPSGEEDDVKRKFREALERKQAGARSGAAHESAGGKNQHAHGPAANKRTFRRKSG, from the coding sequence ATGAGTGAACCGAGCCCGTCGCCCAGCGGCGAGGAGGACGACGTCAAACGCAAGTTCCGCGAAGCGCTCGAGCGCAAGCAGGCCGGTGCCCGCAGCGGCGCCGCGCACGAGTCCGCCGGCGGCAAGAACCAGCACGCCCACGGTCCCGCCGCGAACAAGCGCACGTTCCGCCGCAAGAGCGGCTGA
- a CDS encoding LysR family transcriptional regulator, with protein sequence MDHLRSLRYFLVVAEERHFGRAAERLGIAQPPLSQRVKRLEAELGARLFDRGPRHTTLTEAGEVLRAEARDVLARWDRMTTLVAKAGRGEIDALRVGIPPEVPGRTLAAIVTAFAATHPDVRLDLQELTTAEQSRLLTGHELDAGLLQHPVDVVGLRLGPAVDTPLGVVLPRDSPLARRAELNLADLAGEGLVLTPRAAAPGWYDAVLRTCWEHGFRPASVRHARNPEFVLGLVLAGHGVAFEPGMVARKEPRVVWRPLAGGVLHTRMSFAWPVTSPHPQAARLAEVAAAVLQDDGVSRLLPASDEPQRPWDVFYRGG encoded by the coding sequence GTGGACCACCTCCGTTCGCTGCGCTACTTCCTCGTCGTCGCCGAAGAACGGCACTTCGGCCGGGCGGCCGAACGGCTCGGGATCGCGCAGCCGCCGCTTTCCCAGCGCGTCAAACGGCTCGAAGCCGAGCTGGGCGCACGGCTGTTCGACCGCGGCCCGCGGCACACCACGCTCACGGAAGCCGGTGAGGTCCTGCGTGCCGAGGCCCGCGACGTGCTCGCGCGCTGGGACCGGATGACCACGCTCGTCGCGAAGGCCGGGCGCGGTGAGATCGACGCGCTGCGCGTCGGGATCCCGCCCGAGGTGCCGGGCCGGACGCTCGCGGCGATCGTCACCGCGTTCGCCGCGACGCACCCCGACGTCCGGCTCGACCTGCAGGAGCTGACCACCGCCGAGCAGTCCCGGCTGCTCACCGGCCACGAGCTGGACGCGGGCCTGCTGCAGCACCCAGTGGACGTCGTCGGGCTGCGGCTGGGCCCGGCCGTCGACACCCCGCTCGGCGTGGTCCTCCCCCGCGACTCGCCGCTGGCCCGCCGCGCCGAGCTGAACCTGGCGGACCTGGCCGGCGAAGGGCTGGTGCTGACCCCGCGCGCGGCCGCCCCCGGCTGGTACGACGCCGTGCTGCGGACGTGCTGGGAGCACGGCTTCCGGCCCGCGTCCGTGCGCCACGCGCGTAACCCGGAGTTCGTGCTGGGGCTGGTGCTCGCCGGGCACGGCGTCGCGTTCGAGCCGGGAATGGTGGCACGTAAGGAACCTCGCGTCGTCTGGCGTCCGCTGGCCGGCGGCGTGCTGCACACGCGGATGTCCTTCGCCTGGCCCGTCACCAGTCCGCACCCGCAGGCCGCGCGGCTCGCGGAGGTCGCCGCGGCGGTCCTCCAGGACGACGGCGTTTCCCGTCTGCTGCCGGCTTCGGACGAGCCGCAACGCCCGTGGGACGTGTTCTACCGGGGCGGCTGA
- a CDS encoding serine hydrolase, with the protein MTPGEILTAAGVRGFLHARRVGVGGAGTGAGDGAGDEVALGADEPVVLSSIVKVPLVLEFARQVAARQLDPRDRVRARAADRLGGAGSAGCADDVEYSLRDAARLALSVSDNTAADLLFDRVGVENVRSLVAELGLARTRISGAPRDVLGTILDDAEAGRPPRALDPAHTTASTPREMTELLSLIWRDAAGPPEACALVRDLMGQQVNWYRLTAGFPADVAVAGKTGTMPGLRNEIGVASYPDGTEYAIAVFTRGGAGNLRAPGIDRAIGEAARAAVEQLRA; encoded by the coding sequence GTGACACCCGGAGAAATCCTGACCGCGGCGGGCGTGCGGGGCTTCCTGCACGCCCGCCGTGTCGGCGTTGGCGGGGCCGGGACCGGGGCCGGGGACGGGGCCGGGGACGAGGTGGCGCTCGGCGCCGACGAGCCGGTGGTGCTGTCGTCGATCGTGAAAGTCCCGCTGGTGCTGGAGTTCGCGCGGCAGGTCGCCGCCAGGCAGCTCGACCCGCGCGACCGCGTCCGCGCGCGGGCGGCGGACCGGCTGGGCGGCGCGGGCTCGGCGGGCTGCGCCGACGACGTCGAGTACAGCCTCCGCGACGCGGCGCGACTGGCCCTTTCGGTCTCCGACAACACCGCGGCGGATCTGCTCTTCGACCGCGTCGGCGTCGAGAACGTCCGCTCGCTGGTGGCCGAGCTGGGCCTGGCGCGGACGCGGATTTCCGGTGCCCCGCGCGATGTCCTGGGCACGATCCTCGACGACGCCGAGGCCGGGCGGCCGCCGCGCGCGCTCGACCCCGCGCACACCACGGCGAGCACCCCGCGTGAGATGACCGAGCTGTTGTCGCTGATCTGGCGGGACGCGGCGGGCCCGCCGGAGGCCTGCGCGCTGGTCCGCGACCTGATGGGGCAGCAGGTGAACTGGTACCGGCTCACCGCGGGCTTCCCGGCCGACGTCGCGGTCGCGGGCAAGACCGGCACGATGCCGGGGCTGCGCAACGAGATCGGCGTCGCGTCCTATCCGGACGGAACCGAGTACGCGATCGCGGTGTTCACCCGTGGCGGCGCCGGGAACCTGCGTGCGCCCGGGATCGACCGGGCCATCGGCGAAGCCGCGCGGGCCGCCGTGGAGCAGCTGCGCGCGTAA